From Achromobacter spanius, a single genomic window includes:
- the mrdA gene encoding penicillin-binding protein 2, translated as MFEFKKTGQQQKQRFRLRAWVGGAFALVCFGVLVGRFWYLQVDRYEGLSERADRNRIAVVPIPPRRGEIVDRNGEVLARNYRTYTLEVVPAHAGNMNELFERLTEVVYISPSDQRRFKRRAAESSRYASLQLRNNLNETEAAWFAAHAFQFPGVELRARWVREYPQGVSAAHVVGYIGRIADNDIEELDRAGQLGNYRGTEVIGKKGIEKTWEEQLHGRTGLEEVEVTAGGRPMRTLRRIDPVPGSDIMLSIDMGLQKVAEEAFEGQRGALVAIDPDTGEVLAFVSQPSFDPNLFVDGIDVDNWRMLNESPDHPLINRPLYGTYPIGSTYKPFVGLAALELGKRRATDRISDPGYYEFGGQKFRNAGGAAYGMTDMHKAIVVSSDTYFYSLGPEIGVNALHDFTKQFGFGQITGIDLEGEKRGVLPSTDWKRAAYKDKERQRWYAGETISVAVGQGYNAFTLLQLAQGTSTLANNGLYRRPHLVHAVRDPRSGVAKPTEAPPDYRIPLKQANVDVIKNAMADVVRAGTARRAFANTPYQAAGKTGTAQVFSLRGGHYRASAIDERLRDHALFMGFAPLEQPRIAVALIVENAGWGASVAAPVARKVFDYWLAKDRQDKIVRPERADTMATVDDIASDLVRQQ; from the coding sequence ATGTTTGAATTCAAGAAAACCGGCCAGCAGCAGAAGCAGCGCTTTCGCCTGCGCGCCTGGGTGGGCGGCGCCTTCGCGCTGGTCTGCTTCGGCGTGCTGGTGGGCCGCTTCTGGTACCTGCAGGTCGACCGCTATGAGGGCCTGTCCGAACGCGCCGACCGCAATCGCATTGCGGTCGTGCCGATTCCGCCGCGCCGCGGCGAGATCGTGGACCGCAACGGCGAGGTCCTGGCCCGCAACTACCGCACCTACACGCTCGAAGTCGTGCCGGCCCACGCGGGCAACATGAACGAACTCTTCGAGCGCCTGACCGAAGTCGTCTACATCAGCCCGTCCGACCAGCGCCGCTTCAAGCGCCGCGCGGCCGAATCCAGCCGCTACGCCAGCCTGCAGTTGCGCAACAACCTGAACGAAACCGAGGCCGCGTGGTTTGCCGCGCACGCGTTCCAGTTTCCGGGTGTCGAGCTGCGCGCCCGCTGGGTGCGCGAGTACCCGCAGGGCGTGTCGGCCGCGCACGTGGTCGGCTACATCGGCCGCATCGCCGACAACGACATCGAAGAGCTGGACCGCGCCGGGCAGCTCGGCAACTACCGCGGCACCGAGGTCATCGGCAAGAAGGGCATCGAAAAGACCTGGGAAGAGCAGCTGCACGGCCGCACGGGTCTCGAAGAAGTCGAGGTCACCGCGGGCGGCCGGCCCATGCGCACGCTGCGCCGCATCGACCCCGTGCCGGGCTCGGACATCATGCTGTCCATCGACATGGGCCTGCAGAAGGTGGCCGAAGAGGCCTTCGAGGGACAGCGCGGCGCGCTCGTCGCCATCGACCCGGACACGGGCGAAGTCCTGGCATTCGTCTCGCAGCCGTCGTTCGATCCCAACCTGTTCGTGGACGGCATTGATGTCGACAACTGGCGCATGCTGAACGAATCGCCGGACCACCCGCTGATCAACCGTCCCCTGTACGGCACGTATCCCATCGGCTCCACGTACAAGCCCTTCGTGGGACTGGCCGCGCTGGAACTGGGCAAACGCCGCGCCACCGACCGCATCTCGGACCCGGGCTATTACGAATTCGGCGGACAGAAGTTCCGCAACGCGGGCGGCGCGGCCTATGGCATGACGGACATGCACAAGGCCATCGTCGTGTCGTCCGACACCTATTTCTATTCGCTCGGCCCGGAAATCGGCGTGAACGCGCTGCACGATTTCACCAAGCAGTTCGGGTTCGGCCAGATCACCGGCATCGACCTGGAAGGCGAGAAGCGCGGCGTGCTGCCGTCCACCGACTGGAAGCGCGCAGCCTACAAAGACAAGGAACGCCAGCGCTGGTACGCAGGCGAGACCATTTCCGTGGCCGTGGGCCAGGGCTACAACGCCTTCACGCTGCTGCAACTGGCGCAGGGCACCTCCACACTGGCCAACAATGGCCTGTACCGCCGCCCGCACCTGGTGCACGCGGTCCGCGATCCGCGCTCGGGCGTGGCCAAGCCGACCGAGGCGCCGCCTGATTACCGCATTCCGCTCAAGCAGGCCAACGTGGACGTCATCAAGAACGCCATGGCCGACGTGGTGCGTGCCGGCACGGCGCGGCGCGCGTTCGCCAACACGCCGTACCAGGCCGCCGGCAAGACCGGCACCGCGCAGGTGTTCAGCCTGCGCGGCGGCCATTACCGCGCCAGCGCGATCGACGAACGTCTGCGCGACCACGCGCTCTTCATGGGCTTCGCGCCGCTGGAACAACCGCGCATCGCCGTGGCGCTGATCGTCGAGAACGCCGGCTGGGGCGCCAGCGTGGCGGCCCCGGTCGCGCGCAAGGTCTTCGATTACTGGCTGGCCAAGGATCGCCAGGACAAGATCGTCCGGCCCGAGCGCGCGGACACCATGGCGACCGTCGACGACATCGCCTCTGACCTGGTGCGCCAACAATGA
- a CDS encoding pyrimidine 5'-nucleotidase: protein MQVRRQLLRPAVRMRRSRGIATGAPERLWLFDLDNTLHDTSHAIFSKIDHGMTMAVAEALNVDVDAANLVRSQYWKRYGATMIGMVRHHGVDAHEFLHRSHDFDVAPLLRSEKALAYKLRRLPGRKVLLTNAPLHYARSVLSHLGILRQFDSLWAIEHMRLHGEFRPKPSAALLRYVLAREGVPAHRAVLVEDTLANLRGARLAGLKTVHVYHPGTPFGRGRSHRPAYVDLRVNCVSDLLLRRRPLRG from the coding sequence ATGCAAGTGCGACGCCAGTTGCTGCGGCCAGCGGTGCGGATGCGCCGCTCCCGCGGGATTGCCACAGGCGCGCCCGAGCGCCTGTGGCTGTTCGATCTGGACAACACGCTCCACGACACCTCGCACGCCATCTTCTCCAAGATCGACCACGGCATGACCATGGCGGTGGCCGAGGCGCTGAACGTGGACGTGGACGCCGCCAACCTCGTGCGGTCGCAATACTGGAAGCGCTACGGCGCCACCATGATCGGCATGGTGCGCCACCACGGCGTCGACGCCCACGAGTTCCTGCATCGCAGCCACGACTTCGACGTCGCGCCGCTGTTGCGCTCGGAAAAGGCGCTGGCCTACAAGCTGCGCCGCCTGCCCGGGCGCAAGGTGCTGCTGACCAACGCGCCGCTGCACTATGCGCGCTCCGTCCTGTCGCACCTGGGCATCCTGCGTCAGTTCGACAGCCTGTGGGCCATCGAGCACATGCGGTTGCACGGCGAATTCCGGCCCAAGCCCTCCGCGGCGCTGCTGCGCTACGTGCTGGCGCGCGAAGGCGTGCCCGCCCACCGCGCCGTGCTGGTCGAAGACACGCTGGCCAACTTGCGGGGCGCCCGCCTGGCTGGCCTGAAGACGGTCCACGTGTATCACCCCGGCACACCCTTCGGCCGCGGACGCTCGCACCGCCCGGCCTACGTCGACTTGCGGGTAAACTGCGTCAGTGATTTATTGTTACGCCGGCGTCCCTTGCGGGGCTGA
- the rodA gene encoding rod shape-determining protein RodA, which yields MKRLGLILLRVFTAFDWPLLAILMMFAALGLTVMHSAVGGTDWRFAEQSRNFIIAFFAMWTMALIPPKLLMKLALPFYVVGVVLLLGVEFFGETSKGATRWLNLGVTRIQPSEMMKIAVPMMLAWYFQRHEGAVRVRDFLAAAAMLAAPFGLIVLQPDLGTALLVFGAGFFVIYFAGLSFKLLVPVMLAGVIAIGTLVYYEDQLCEPDVDWVVLHEYQKHRVCTLLNPSSDPLGKGFHTIQSMIAVGSGGVYGKGYMKGTQTHLDFIPERTTDFIFAVYAEEFGLYGGIAILVLYGLMMARGLTIASRAASQFGRLLAGALTMMLFIYVFVNVGMVTGILPVVGVPLPFMSYGGTALFTMGIAFGIMMSISRHRSVKT from the coding sequence ATGAAGCGTCTTGGCCTGATCCTGCTGCGCGTGTTCACGGCCTTCGACTGGCCGCTGCTCGCGATCCTGATGATGTTCGCGGCGCTTGGCCTGACGGTGATGCACTCGGCCGTCGGCGGCACCGACTGGCGTTTCGCGGAACAGTCGCGCAACTTCATCATTGCGTTCTTCGCGATGTGGACGATGGCGCTGATTCCGCCCAAGCTGCTGATGAAGCTGGCCTTACCGTTCTACGTGGTGGGCGTGGTGCTGCTGCTGGGCGTCGAGTTCTTCGGCGAAACCAGCAAGGGCGCGACCCGCTGGCTGAACCTGGGCGTGACGCGCATCCAGCCGTCCGAGATGATGAAGATCGCGGTGCCGATGATGCTGGCCTGGTATTTCCAGCGCCACGAAGGCGCGGTCCGCGTGCGCGACTTCCTGGCCGCCGCCGCCATGCTGGCCGCACCGTTCGGCCTGATCGTGCTGCAACCCGACCTGGGCACGGCGCTGCTCGTGTTCGGCGCGGGCTTTTTCGTGATCTATTTCGCGGGACTGTCGTTCAAACTGCTGGTGCCGGTGATGCTGGCCGGCGTCATCGCCATTGGCACGCTGGTCTATTACGAAGACCAGCTCTGCGAGCCAGACGTGGACTGGGTGGTGCTGCACGAATACCAGAAGCACCGGGTCTGCACGCTGCTCAACCCCAGCTCGGATCCGCTGGGCAAGGGCTTTCACACGATTCAATCGATGATCGCGGTGGGCTCGGGCGGTGTGTACGGCAAGGGCTACATGAAGGGGACGCAGACGCACCTGGACTTCATCCCGGAGCGTACGACCGACTTCATCTTTGCCGTGTACGCCGAGGAATTCGGTCTGTACGGCGGTATTGCAATCCTGGTCCTGTACGGCCTGATGATGGCGCGCGGTTTGACGATCGCCTCCCGGGCTGCATCGCAATTCGGTCGGCTGCTGGCGGGGGCGCTGACGATGATGCTGTTCATCTACGTATTCGTGAACGTAGGCATGGTGACGGGGATCTTGCCCGTGGTGGGGGTGCCGTTGCCGTTCATGAGCTATGGGGGGACGGCGTTGTTCACGATGGGGATTGCGTTTGGGATCATGATGAGTATTAGTCGGCATCGGTCTGTGAAGACTTGA
- a CDS encoding IS110 family transposase, whose amino-acid sequence MQTSIVFIGVDVGKFELQVAASDGEIVTGVLPNNRSSIVGWLKRLPATSVIAMEATGGYQELLARTAHERGFEVYVLNPTHVHHYAISLGNRGKTDRLDAAVIAQYIAQHQKKLHRYEPISPELQQVRALQALRSTVVRVGTSLRLSAQRHGCVSSHQKKALASLTAWSEQLEREMIAKIKAQSDWAKTYGLLTGICGIGPITGVALTSLFSRIEFASSDAAVAFCGLDPRPNESGRKVGRRRLSKQGDKAARTLLYNAASSAARTEQFKDYYAMLRARGLASTAALVIIARKLLRIAYGVWRTGQPFDSEKLRPAIA is encoded by the coding sequence ATGCAAACTTCAATCGTTTTTATTGGGGTCGATGTCGGCAAGTTTGAGCTTCAAGTAGCCGCGTCTGACGGAGAGATCGTGACGGGCGTCTTGCCCAACAATCGCTCCAGCATCGTGGGCTGGTTAAAGCGTCTGCCGGCCACTAGTGTGATCGCCATGGAAGCGACAGGAGGCTATCAAGAGCTCCTGGCTCGTACGGCGCATGAGCGCGGATTTGAGGTTTATGTCCTTAATCCGACCCACGTCCATCATTACGCAATCTCGTTGGGGAATCGCGGCAAGACAGATCGATTGGATGCCGCCGTCATCGCGCAATACATCGCGCAGCATCAAAAAAAACTGCATCGTTACGAACCAATATCTCCAGAATTGCAGCAAGTCAGAGCACTTCAGGCGCTGAGATCGACGGTGGTCCGTGTAGGCACATCCTTGCGTTTGTCGGCACAGCGACATGGTTGCGTAAGCAGCCATCAGAAGAAGGCACTCGCAAGTTTGACGGCTTGGTCAGAGCAACTCGAACGGGAAATGATCGCCAAGATTAAGGCCCAGAGTGACTGGGCCAAGACATACGGTCTGCTGACCGGCATCTGCGGCATAGGACCGATAACCGGCGTTGCCCTGACGAGCTTGTTCAGCCGGATCGAATTTGCCAGCAGCGATGCGGCGGTAGCCTTCTGTGGCCTGGATCCGAGGCCGAACGAATCCGGAAGAAAAGTTGGTCGGCGCCGGCTAAGCAAGCAGGGCGATAAAGCGGCGAGGACATTGCTCTACAACGCGGCTAGCTCAGCGGCGCGCACGGAACAATTCAAGGATTACTACGCCATGCTCAGGGCTCGAGGGCTGGCCTCGACTGCGGCCTTGGTCATAATCGCCCGCAAACTCCTGCGGATCGCGTACGGAGTATGGCGAACAGGTCAACCCTTTGATTCAGAGAAATTGCGACCAGCAATTGCTTGA
- a CDS encoding MetQ/NlpA family ABC transporter substrate-binding protein, with product MRLNFVRSALAASVLLVAANAAHAEKVVVGATQVPHAEILEVVKPKLAKEGVELDIKVFSDYVQPNLQLADKQLDANFFQHKPYLESFNKDRKATLVPVALVHVEPFGGYSKKIKSLSDLKDGATVAIPNDPSNGGRALVLLQKQGVIKLKDPANILATAADVVENPKKLKFRELEAAMLPRALDDVDLALINTNYALEAGLVPTKDALFIEGADSPYANVLVTRSDNKDAPGIKKLVDALHSPEVKTFIQEKYKGAVVPAF from the coding sequence ATGCGTTTGAACTTTGTCCGTTCCGCCCTGGCGGCGTCGGTCCTCCTGGTTGCCGCCAATGCGGCCCACGCCGAAAAGGTCGTCGTGGGCGCCACGCAGGTGCCGCACGCCGAGATCCTTGAAGTGGTCAAGCCCAAGCTGGCCAAGGAAGGCGTGGAGCTCGACATCAAGGTGTTCAGCGACTACGTGCAGCCCAACCTGCAACTGGCGGACAAGCAACTGGACGCCAACTTCTTCCAGCACAAGCCGTACCTGGAAAGCTTCAACAAGGATCGCAAGGCGACCCTCGTGCCGGTGGCCCTGGTCCATGTCGAGCCGTTCGGCGGCTACTCCAAGAAGATCAAGAGCCTGTCCGACCTGAAGGACGGCGCCACGGTCGCCATCCCCAATGACCCGTCCAACGGCGGCCGCGCGCTGGTGCTGCTGCAAAAGCAGGGCGTCATCAAGCTCAAGGACCCGGCCAACATCCTGGCGACCGCCGCCGATGTCGTCGAGAATCCCAAGAAGCTGAAGTTCCGCGAACTCGAAGCCGCCATGCTGCCGCGTGCACTGGACGACGTGGACCTGGCGCTGATCAACACCAACTACGCGCTGGAAGCGGGCCTGGTGCCGACCAAGGACGCGCTGTTCATCGAAGGCGCCGATTCGCCCTACGCCAACGTGCTCGTGACCCGCAGCGACAACAAGGACGCGCCGGGAATCAAGAAGCTGGTCGACGCGCTGCACTCGCCGGAGGTCAAGACCTTCATCCAGGAAAAGTACAAGGGCGCGGTGGTTCCCGCGTTTTGA
- the slmA gene encoding nucleoid occlusion factor SlmA, whose translation MASKPGERKTQILQTLAEMLEQPHASRITTAALAARLEVSEAALYRHFASKAQMFEGLIEFIETSIFTLVNQIATAEPYGLPQAHKTVSMLLTFSERNKGMTRVLTGDALVTEDNRLQERINHINDRIEASLKQSLRIAITDGGLPQEANVAAHASLLTHLVLGRWLRYAQSGWRVTPTLHLDEQLRLALG comes from the coding sequence ATGGCGAGCAAACCCGGCGAGCGCAAGACCCAGATTCTGCAGACTCTGGCCGAAATGCTGGAGCAGCCGCACGCGTCCCGCATCACCACGGCCGCCCTCGCCGCGCGCCTCGAGGTCTCCGAAGCCGCCCTCTACCGGCACTTCGCGAGCAAGGCGCAGATGTTCGAAGGGCTGATCGAGTTCATCGAAACCAGCATCTTCACGCTGGTGAACCAGATCGCCACCGCCGAGCCCTACGGATTGCCGCAGGCCCACAAGACAGTCTCCATGCTGCTGACCTTCTCGGAACGCAACAAGGGCATGACGCGCGTGCTGACCGGCGATGCGCTGGTCACGGAAGACAACCGCCTGCAGGAACGCATCAATCACATCAACGACCGCATCGAGGCGTCGTTGAAGCAATCGCTGCGCATCGCCATCACCGACGGCGGCCTGCCGCAGGAAGCCAATGTTGCCGCGCACGCCAGCCTGCTGACGCATCTGGTGCTGGGCCGCTGGCTGCGCTACGCGCAGAGCGGATGGCGGGTCACGCCCACGCTGCATCTGGACGAACAGCTACGCCTGGCCCTGGGCTGA
- the argB gene encoding acetylglutamate kinase, translating to MTDTPDPAAVSSPAVKAAVLSEALPYIRRFHGKTIVVKYGGNAMTEERLQRSFAHDVVLLKLVGLNPVVVHGGGPQIDDALRRIGKQGTFIQGMRVTDAETMEVVEWVLGGQVQQDIVMMINEVGGKAVGLTGKDGGLIQAQKKLMANKDNPSEPIDIGFVGDITMVEPAVVKALQDDQFIPVISPIGYGDDGTAYNINADVVAGKMAEVLGAEKLLMLTNTPGVLDKGGKLLRSLSAQTIDELFADGTISGGMLPKISSALDAAKNGVNSVHIVDGRVPHCLLLEILTDQGVGTMISSH from the coding sequence ATGACCGACACCCCCGACCCTGCTGCCGTTTCGTCTCCCGCCGTCAAAGCCGCCGTGCTGTCCGAGGCTCTGCCGTATATCCGACGATTTCACGGCAAGACCATCGTGGTCAAGTACGGCGGCAACGCCATGACGGAAGAGCGATTGCAGCGCAGCTTCGCGCACGATGTCGTGCTGCTCAAGCTGGTGGGTCTGAACCCGGTGGTGGTCCACGGTGGTGGTCCGCAGATCGATGACGCCCTGCGCCGCATTGGCAAGCAAGGCACCTTCATCCAGGGCATGCGCGTCACCGACGCCGAGACCATGGAAGTCGTGGAATGGGTGCTGGGCGGCCAGGTCCAGCAGGACATCGTCATGATGATCAACGAGGTCGGCGGCAAGGCCGTGGGCCTGACCGGCAAGGACGGCGGCCTGATTCAGGCCCAGAAGAAGCTGATGGCCAACAAGGACAACCCGTCCGAGCCCATCGACATCGGCTTCGTCGGCGACATCACGATGGTGGAGCCCGCCGTCGTGAAGGCCCTGCAGGACGACCAGTTCATTCCCGTCATCTCGCCCATCGGCTATGGCGATGACGGCACCGCGTACAACATCAACGCGGACGTGGTCGCCGGCAAGATGGCCGAAGTGCTGGGCGCCGAAAAGCTGCTCATGCTGACCAACACCCCGGGTGTGCTGGACAAGGGCGGCAAGCTGCTGCGCAGCCTGTCGGCCCAGACCATCGACGAGCTCTTCGCCGACGGCACGATCTCCGGCGGCATGCTGCCCAAGATCTCGTCCGCGCTGGATGCCGCCAAGAACGGCGTGAACTCGGTGCACATCGTCGACGGCCGCGTGCCGCACTGCCTGCTGCTGGAAATCCTGACCGACCAGGGCGTCGGCACGATGATCAGCTCGCACTGA
- a CDS encoding Ldh family oxidoreductase: MKITIAQANEYGRRVLMAQGVPEDIARDVAEHLVESDRVGYTSHGLSILTNYRRVLSEGLAQPDGRPELLNDRGAMLAYDGHHGLGQYVGKVVIEKAIERTQEHGQCILTLRHSHHLGRMGHFGEMVAAKGLILLAFTNVINRSPTVAPFGGAQACLTTNPLCFAGPLPGGRPPFIVDMATSSIAVNKARVLAAKGEQAPPGSLIDADGNPTTDPGALFTDPPGALLPFGGHKGYALGLVAELLAGVLSGGGTIQPEHPRIGVATNNMFALLLDPQVDFNTDWRSMEVGAFIDYLHACKPQPGVESVQYPGEYEARNRAVNADSVEFDSRIWDGLTKLAAELGVPEALP; the protein is encoded by the coding sequence ATGAAAATCACGATTGCCCAAGCCAACGAATACGGCCGCCGGGTGCTGATGGCACAAGGCGTGCCGGAAGACATCGCGCGCGATGTGGCCGAACATCTGGTGGAATCCGACCGCGTGGGCTACACGAGCCACGGCCTGTCGATCCTGACAAACTACCGCCGCGTGTTGTCGGAAGGCCTGGCCCAACCCGACGGCCGTCCCGAACTCCTCAACGACCGTGGCGCAATGCTGGCCTACGACGGCCACCACGGACTGGGCCAGTACGTGGGCAAGGTCGTCATTGAAAAGGCGATCGAGCGCACGCAGGAACACGGCCAGTGCATCCTGACCCTGCGCCACAGCCATCACCTTGGCCGCATGGGCCATTTCGGCGAGATGGTGGCGGCCAAGGGACTGATCCTGCTGGCCTTCACCAACGTGATCAACCGCTCGCCCACCGTCGCCCCGTTCGGCGGCGCGCAGGCGTGCCTGACCACGAACCCGCTGTGCTTTGCCGGCCCCCTGCCTGGCGGCCGTCCGCCGTTCATCGTGGACATGGCCACCAGCTCGATCGCGGTGAACAAGGCGCGGGTGCTGGCGGCGAAGGGTGAGCAGGCGCCGCCGGGGTCGCTGATCGACGCCGACGGCAACCCGACGACTGACCCGGGCGCGCTCTTTACCGATCCTCCCGGCGCATTGTTGCCATTCGGCGGCCACAAGGGCTATGCGTTGGGTCTGGTGGCGGAACTGCTCGCTGGCGTCCTGTCGGGCGGCGGCACCATCCAGCCCGAACATCCGCGCATCGGCGTGGCGACGAACAACATGTTCGCGCTGCTGCTGGATCCGCAGGTGGACTTCAATACCGACTGGCGCTCGATGGAAGTCGGCGCATTCATCGACTACCTGCATGCTTGCAAGCCGCAGCCGGGGGTGGAATCCGTGCAGTATCCGGGTGAGTACGAGGCGCGGAATCGGGCGGTGAATGCGGATTCGGTGGAGTTTGATAGCCGGATATGGGATGGACTGACGAAGTTGGCTGCGGAGTTGGGGGTGCCTGAAGCGTTGCCTTAG
- a CDS encoding DASS family sodium-coupled anion symporter yields MAAETAVPASQAPQKTKIPIGLIAGILVMIGVLMMPLPADLPVAGHRMLAILAFAVVVWITEAVSYEASAIMITTLMAFLLGTAPTIKDPNVLYGTSAAISMALTGFANSALALVTGALFIAAAMTFTGLDRRIALVTLSKVGTSTRRILIGCIAVTIVLSLVVPSATARSAAVVPIMMGVIAAFGVDKRSNIAAGIMIIVAQATSIWNVGIQTAAAQNLLTVGFMEKMLGERVAWSDWLIAGAPWSLIMSAVLIVVVLKLLPPESNSIAGGKEAVEKSLLDLGPMTGAQKRLMAVSVMLLLFWSTEGKLHKFDTTSTTYFGLVLLMLPRFGVMTWKDVQSRIPWGTVIVFGVGISLGTALLTTQAGQWLGNQVVHHTGLDHLGPLAIFAILAAFLIVIHLGFASATALTSAMLPILISVLATLPGDFSRLGMTMLLGFVVSYGFILPINAPQNMVCLGTETFNAKQFAKVGIIVTIVGYLLMLLMGMTYWRWLGWL; encoded by the coding sequence ATGGCTGCGGAAACCGCTGTCCCCGCCTCGCAAGCCCCCCAAAAAACCAAAATTCCCATCGGGCTCATCGCCGGCATCCTCGTGATGATCGGCGTTTTAATGATGCCCTTGCCGGCAGACCTGCCCGTCGCAGGCCATCGCATGCTGGCAATCCTGGCGTTTGCCGTGGTCGTCTGGATCACCGAAGCCGTCTCGTACGAAGCCAGCGCCATCATGATCACGACGCTGATGGCTTTCCTCCTGGGCACCGCGCCCACCATCAAAGATCCCAACGTTCTGTACGGCACGTCCGCCGCCATCAGCATGGCGCTGACCGGCTTTGCGAACTCGGCGCTGGCGCTCGTCACCGGCGCCTTGTTCATTGCCGCCGCCATGACATTCACCGGACTGGACCGGCGCATCGCGCTGGTGACGCTGTCCAAGGTGGGCACCAGCACGCGCCGCATCCTCATCGGATGTATCGCCGTGACGATCGTGCTGAGCCTGGTCGTGCCCAGCGCCACCGCGCGCAGCGCCGCCGTGGTTCCGATCATGATGGGCGTGATCGCGGCCTTCGGCGTGGACAAGCGCTCGAACATCGCCGCCGGCATCATGATCATCGTGGCCCAGGCCACCAGCATCTGGAACGTCGGCATCCAGACCGCCGCCGCGCAGAACCTGCTGACCGTCGGCTTCATGGAAAAGATGCTGGGCGAACGCGTGGCGTGGTCGGACTGGCTGATTGCCGGCGCCCCCTGGTCGCTCATCATGTCGGCCGTGCTGATCGTCGTCGTGCTCAAGCTGCTGCCGCCTGAAAGCAACAGCATCGCCGGCGGCAAGGAAGCCGTCGAGAAATCGCTGCTCGACCTGGGTCCCATGACCGGCGCGCAAAAGCGCCTGATGGCCGTGTCGGTCATGCTGCTGCTGTTCTGGTCGACCGAAGGCAAGCTGCACAAGTTCGACACCACTTCGACCACCTACTTCGGCCTGGTGCTGCTGATGCTGCCGCGCTTTGGCGTGATGACGTGGAAAGACGTGCAATCGCGCATCCCATGGGGCACGGTGATCGTGTTCGGCGTGGGTATCAGCTTGGGCACGGCGCTGCTCACGACGCAGGCCGGCCAGTGGCTGGGCAACCAGGTGGTGCATCACACCGGCCTGGACCACCTTGGCCCGCTCGCCATCTTCGCCATCCTGGCGGCCTTCCTGATCGTGATCCACCTGGGTTTTGCCAGCGCCACCGCGCTGACCTCGGCCATGCTGCCCATCCTGATCTCGGTGCTGGCAACGCTGCCGGGCGACTTCAGCCGCCTGGGCATGACGATGCTGCTGGGCTTCGTGGTCAGCTACGGATTCATCCTGCCCATCAACGCACCGCAGAACATGGTGTGCCTGGGCACCGAAACCTTCAACGCCAAGCAGTTCGCCAAGGTCGGCATCATCGTGACCATCGTGGGCTACCTGCTGATGCTGCTGATGGGCATGACCTACTGGCGCTGGCTGGGCTGGCTGTAA